Sequence from the Saccharopolyspora pogona genome:
CGCGATCACCCCCGCGACGCCGGCGTAACCGCCTACGGCGCGACGGGCGAGAATCCGGAGCAGGTCCGCGACCGCGGCAACCCTGCCGCGATCGCGCTGCGCACCCTGCGCGACGCGGCCCGCAAGCCCGCTTTCTGGCTGTTGGCCGGTGGTTTCGCGATCTGTGGGGCGAGTACCAACGGCCTGGTGAACACGCACTTCGTGCCGGCGGCGCACGACCACGGCATGCCGACCACGACCGCCGCCGGGCTGCTCGCGGTGATCGGCGTCTTCGACGTGCTCGGCACGGTGCTCTCCGGCTGGCTGACCGACAAGGTCAACCCGCGTGTACTGCTCGCCGCCTACTACACGCTGCGCGGCCTGTCGCTGTTCGTCCTGCCGCAGCTGCTCGGCCCCTCGGTGGAGGCGAGCATGGTGCTGTTCGTGGTGTTCTACGGGCTGGACTGGGTGGCCACCGTGCCGCCGACCATGGCGCTGTGCCGGGAGCACTTCGGGCCCCGCGCCTCGGTGGTGTTCGGCTGGGTGTTCGCCTCGCACCAGATCGGCGCGGCGGCCATCGCCAGCATCGCGGGCGTGGTGCGCGACCAGTTCGGCGACTACGCCGCCGCCTGGTACGGCGCGGGCCTGCTGTGCCTGCTGGCGACGGCCTTCTCGGTGTCGATCCGGGTCGCCGCGCCGCGGCGGGAGCCGGAACCGGTCACCACGGCGTCAGCGTCACGATGATCGACTTCGGCGCGCCGTCCTGGATGTAGGAGGCGAAACCGGCCACGTCGTCGAAGGCGAACCCGTACGCCTTGCCGTCCTCGGTGTTGGCGTGCATCACCTTGGCGAAGTGGTTCGTGACCTCGTGCTGGTAGAACGCGCCCGGGTCGGTGCCGGGCTGATCGGCGAGGTCCAGCAGGATCGACCGGTTGAACCCGGCGCCCAGGATCGCCGCCACCGGCCCGGTGATGCCGTCGTTGGGGGCGGCCAGCGCGCCGTCGCAGAACAGAACATCCCTTGTGGACGGTCGGCCGATCGGTTGCACGCCGCCGTCGAAGTTGAAGGTGTCGCCCGAGATCTGGCCGGTGAAGATCCGGCCGTCGCCGGTGTTCACCTTCAGCTGGGAGCCCTGGTACTTGGCCCAGACCTCCTCGATGTAGGAGTCGTAGTAGGTGCCTGAGAACGCGCCGAGGTCGAGCCCGTGGCCCGGCGCGATCACCCGCAGGTCGTCCTGGCGCAGCCCGGCGAAGTCCGCGTTCTCCGTGACACCGCTGAGGATTCGCTCGCGACCGTCGGCGGCGATCGTGCCGGTGGTCTGGTCCTGCGCGCCCTGCAGCCGGATCGACAGCGGCACGCTGAACATGTCGACCATCGTGGTGTTGCAGTACATGCCGTCGGGCTTGAGGGTGAACTCGACGGTGTCGTGCAGGATCGAGTGGTTCGGGTCGGTGTCGACCCAGCCGGCCGGGTACTGCAGCGCGGGCTTGCCGTCGCCGCCCGCGACGACCTTGAACTTCAGCTTCTCGTCCAGCGCGAAGTAGATCCGGCCGGACATGCTCGGCAGGTTCAGCGTGGTGTCGCCGCTGCCCTGCAGCGGGATGGCGTAGTCGGCGAAGCCGTCGGAGCCGTTGTCGGACGGCGAAACCGGCACCAGTTG
This genomic interval carries:
- a CDS encoding MFS transporter, whose protein sequence is MAGSSHILSLWPLVPGGGLGEAGRVITTGTARRVHPAWWVAGVAFIALLGSAAFRSMPGVFMNPLHQEFGWPHSVISAAVSLNLLLYGLTAPFAAALMARFGIRRVTVAALLLIAAGSGLTVFMMASWQLIVCWGLLVGVGTGSMALAFVSTVVDRWFVQRRGLVSGVLTAGSATGQLIFLPLAAVLVESQGWRFTSLVIAGTALLVGLLVLLVMRDHPRDAGVTAYGATGENPEQVRDRGNPAAIALRTLRDAARKPAFWLLAGGFAICGASTNGLVNTHFVPAAHDHGMPTTTAAGLLAVIGVFDVLGTVLSGWLTDKVNPRVLLAAYYTLRGLSLFVLPQLLGPSVEASMVLFVVFYGLDWVATVPPTMALCREHFGPRASVVFGWVFASHQIGAAAIASIAGVVRDQFGDYAAAWYGAGLLCLLATAFSVSIRVAAPRREPEPVTTASASR
- a CDS encoding glycoside hydrolase family 64 protein; its protein translation is MLSRRCFLGGVSAAALAVPAIGSLGSVPAALAGPRRPDVPLPLTIVNQSGQFDNASIWVYVVGVNLDSGEQSRVTPDGQLVPVSPSDNGSDGFADYAIPLQGSGDTTLNLPSMSGRIYFALDEKLKFKVVAGGDGKPALQYPAGWVDTDPNHSILHDTVEFTLKPDGMYCNTTMVDMFSVPLSIRLQGAQDQTTGTIAADGRERILSGVTENADFAGLRQDDLRVIAPGHGLDLGAFSGTYYDSYIEEVWAKYQGSQLKVNTGDGRIFTGQISGDTFNFDGGVQPIGRPSTRDVLFCDGALAAPNDGITGPVAAILGAGFNRSILLDLADQPGTDPGAFYQHEVTNHFAKVMHANTEDGKAYGFAFDDVAGFASYIQDGAPKSIIVTLTPW